One part of the Glycine soja cultivar W05 chromosome 11, ASM419377v2, whole genome shotgun sequence genome encodes these proteins:
- the LOC114375257 gene encoding U1 small nuclear ribonucleoprotein 70 kDa-like, with product MGDNNSNNDAFMRNQNAAVQARTKAQNRSNVLQLKLIGQSHPTGLTANLLKLFEPRPPLEYKPPPEKRKCPPLSGMAQFVSKFAEPGEPEYAPPVPETETPAQKRARIHKLRLEKGAAKAAEELEKYDPHNDPNVSGDPYKTLFVAKLSYETTESRIKREFESYGPIKRVRLVADKDINKPRGYAFIEYLHTRDMKAAYKQADGRKIDGRRVLVDVERGRTVPNWRPRRLGGGLGTTRVGGEEVNQRHSGREQQQSRSEEPRVREDRHADRDREISRERGRDKDRERERSREHSHERVRDRDHREDRHHRDRDRNRDRDRDRERDRDRGRDRDRTRDRDRERGRDRDRDREYDRHRERDRDYEVGDPDRGRSRDRESDYDRVESKHGERNHDYEPEDDRGRHNQYEHGRRHADPDHDPERYDHYNHGDDHGDHYNQYRDHDGMEDDYHAGRATSESHEKERSHDVDREYQRSERSHSREYDY from the exons ATGGGggacaacaacagcaacaacgaTGCCTTCATGCGCAACCAAAACGCCGCCGTTCAGGCCCGCACCAAAGCGCAGAACCGCTCCAACGTCCTTCAGCTCAAACTG ATTGGACAGAGTCACCCAACCGGTCTCACAGCGAACCTGTTGAAGCTCTTCGAGCCTAGGCCTCCGTTGGAGTACAAGCCACCTCCGGAGAAACGAAAATGCCCACCGTTATCAG GGATGGCACAATTTGTGAGCAAGTTTGCCGAGCCTGGCGAGCCAGAATACGCTCCACCTGTCCCAGAAACTGAGACTCCT GCACAAAAAAGAGCCAGAATACACAAGCTAAGGCTTGAGAAGGGAGCTGCAAAGGCTGCTGAGGAGCTTGAGAAAT ATGATCCACATAATGACCCAAATGTGTCGGGAGATCCATACAAGACATTGTTTGTGGCTAAACTC AGTTACGAGACCACTGAGAGCAGAATCAAAAGGGAGTTTGAGTCATATGGTCCAATCAAACGG GTTCGATTAGTTGCTGACAAAGATATAAATAAGCCCAGGGGTTATGCTTTCATTGAGTATCTGCATACAAGAGACATGAAAG CTGCTTATAAACAAGCTGATGGTAGGAAAATTGATGGTAGAAGGGTGCTTGTGGATGTTGAGCGTGGGAGGACTGTTCCAAATTGGAGACCCCGTCGCTTAGGTGGTGGACTTGGTACCACTAGAGTTGGAGGTGAAGAAGTTAATCAGCGACATTCTGGGAG ggaGCAACAACAGTCTCGTTCTGAAGAACCGAGAGTGCGAGAGGACCGACACGCTGATAG AGACAGGGAAATATCACGTGAAAGAGGTAGGGACAAAGACAGAGAACGGGAGCGATCACGTGAACATTCTCATGAAAGGGTCAGGGATCGTGATCATAGGGAGGATAGGCACCACAGAGACCGGGATAGGAACAGGGACAGAGACCGAGACAGGGAAAGAGATAGAGATCGTGGGCGTGATCGAGATAGAACACGGGACCGTGATCGTGAGCGAGGGAGGGACCGTGATCGGGATCGAGAATATGATCGACATCGTGAGAGGGATAGAGATTATGAAGTTGGTGACCCTGATCGAGGACGCTCACGTGATAGGGAGTCTGATTATGATCGTGTTGAATCTAAACATGGGGAAAGGAATCATGACTATGAACCTGAGGATGATCGTGGTAGGCATAACCAGTATGAACATGGACGTAGGCATGCAGACCCTGATCATGACCCTGAGCGGTATGACCACTACAATCATGGAGATGACCATGGTGACCATTACAATCAGTATCGTGACCATGATGGGATGGAAGATGACTACCATGCTGGACGTGCAACATCTGAATCGCATGAAAAGGAGAGAAGTCATGATGTGGACCGTGAATATCAACGCTCAGAGAGATCACATTCCCGGGAGTATGATTATTAG
- the LOC114373500 gene encoding ATP-dependent DNA helicase DDM1-like isoform X1, protein MEAKNKVKIDDSTAESPTSVLEDEAVCAPKEEVKLEEEVTADIKDDGTSLISKTMVEEEENLIEARMKEEEVQCEEVPDLNDTQFNKLDELLTQTKLYSEFLLEKMDDITLAVGEQENREEQESNPSAKKKGCGSKRKAASQYNTRKAKKAVTAMLTRSEESEKTEDTNMTEEERVEKEQKELMPLLTGGKLKTYQLKGVKWLISLWQNGLNGILADQMGLGKTIQTIGFLSHLKAKGLDGPYMIIAPLSTLSNWVNEISRFAPSLPAVIYHGDKKQRDEIRRKHMPTRTIGPEFPIVITSYEIALNDAKKYFRSYNWKYIVVDEGHRLKNSQCKLVKALKFINVENKLLLTGTPLQNNLAELWSLLNFILPDIFASLEEFESWFNLSGKCNNEATKEELEEKRRSQVVAKLHAILRPFLLRRMKSDVEIMLPRKKEIIIYANMTEHQKNLQDHLVNKTLGNYLKENMSSGLSVPAIMIRNLAIQLRKVCNHPDLLESAFDDSYLYPPLEEIVGQCGKFHLLDRLLQRLFSRNHKVLIFSQWTKVLDIMDYYFSEKGFAVCRIDGSVKLEERKQQIQDFNDVNSNCRVFLLSTRAGGLGINLTVADTCILYDSDWNPQMDLQAMDRCHRIGQTKPVHVYRLSTAQSIEGRMLKRAFSKLKLEHVVIEKGQFHQERTKPASMDEIEEDDVLALLRDEETAEDKKIHTDISDEDLEKLLDRSDLIVNDSNDDNFKAPVSAFPLKGPGWEVVIPTATGGMLSTLNC, encoded by the exons ATGGAGGCGAAGAACAAAGTGAAGATCGATGATTCTACAGCGGAGTCTCCAACTTCGGTCCTTGAAGACGAG GCTGTCTGTGCCCCAAAAGAAGAAGTTAAGTTGGAGGAAGAAGTGACTGCAGACATCAAAGATGATGGGACCTCTCTTATATCGAAAACAATGGTGGAGGAGGAAGAGAATTTAATTGAAGCTAGGATGAAGGAAGAGGAGGTACAGTGTGAGGAGGTACCTGACCTTAATGACACACAGTTTAACAAATTGGATGAGCTTTTGACTCAAACCAAACTGTACTCTGAGTTTCTGCTGGAGAAAATGGACGACATCACACTT GCTGTGGGTGAACAAGAGAATAGGGAAGAGCAAGAGAGCAATCCTTCTGCAAAGAAGAAGGGCTGTGGATCAAAAAGAAAAGCTGCTTCCCAGTACAATACT AGGAAGGCCAAAAAGGCAGTCACTGCCATGCTGACAAGATCAGAAGAAAGTGAGAAGACTGAGGATACGAACATGACTGAGGAAGAAAGAGTTGAGAAAGAGCAAAAAGAGCTCATGCCCTTACTGACAGGTGGAAAATTGAAGACTTATCAACTGAAGGGTGTAAAGTGGTTGATTTCCTTGTGGCAAAATGGATTGAATGGGATTCTTGCTGATCAAATGGGTCTTGGGAAGACAATCCAAACGATTGGATTTCTCTCACATCTAAAAGCAAAAGGTCTGGATGGGCCATACATGATAATTGCTCCTCTATCAACCCTCTCAAACTGGGTGAACGAGATTTCTAG GTTTGCACCATCACTCCCTGCTGTTATCTACCATGGTGACAAGAAACAGAGAGATGAGATCCGGAGGAAACATATGCCTACTAGAACAATTGGCCCGGAATTTCCCATAGTCATAACTTCTTATGAGATTGCTTTAAATGATGCCAAGAAATATTTCAGGTCATACAATTGGAAATATATTGTTGTTGATGAG GGACACAGACTCAAAAACTCACAATGCAAATTAGTGAAGGCATTGAAATTCATAAATGTTGAAAACAAGCTTCTTTTAACTGGAACTCCTCTTCAGAATAACTTGGCTGAACTATGGTCTCTGTTGAACTTCATTTTGCCTGATATTTTTGCATCCCTTGAAGAGTTTGAGTCATG GTTTAATCTGTCAGGGAAGTGCAATAATGAAGCAACTAAGGAAGAACTGGAAGAGAAACGAAGATCCCAA GTTGTAGCAAAGCTTCATGCCATTCTTCGGCCCTTTCTTCTACGTAGGATGAAATCTGATGTTGAGATTATGTTGCCGCGGAAAAAGGAGATTATTATCTATGCAAACATGACTGAGCATCAGAAGAATTTGCAGGATCATTTAGTTAATAAGACGTTGGGGAactatttgaaagaaaatatgtCAAGTG GACTTTCTGTTCCTGCAATTATGATTCGTAATTTGGCTATTCAACTTAGGAAGGTGTGTAACCATCCTGATCTCCTTGAGTCAGCATTTGATGATTCAT ATTTGTATCCTCCTTTGGAAGAGATAGTTGGACAATGTGGAAAATTCCATTTGCTTGATCGATTGCTGCAACGTTTATTTTCAAGGAATCACAAA GTTCTTATCTTCAGTCAGTGGACTAAAGTGTTAGATATAATGGattattattttagtgaaaaaggCTTTGCAGTTTGCAGGATTGATGGTAGTGTGAAACTGGAAGAGAGGAAACAACAG ATCCAGGACTTCAATGATGTAAATAGCAATTGTAgagtttttcttctttctactAGGGCTGGTGGGTTGGGAATCAATCTCACTGTAGCTGATACATGCATTCTTTATGACAGTGACTGG AATCCTCAAATGGATTTACAAGCCATGGATAGATGTCATAGAATAGGCCAAACTAAACCTGTTCATGTTTACAGGCTCTCAACTGCCCAATCTATAGAG GGTCGCATGTTGAAAAGAGCTTTCAGCAAATTGAAGCTTGAGCATGTAGTGATTGAGAAAGGACAATTTCATCAAGAACGTACAAAACCTGCCAGTATGGATGAAATTGAG GAAGATGATGTTTTGGCATTGCTTCGTGATGAAGAAACAGCCGAAGATAAAAAGATACATACAGATATTAGTGATGAAGACCTGGAGAAGCTCTTGGATCGCAGTGATCTTATAGTCAACGACTCAAACGATGATAACTTCAAAGCTCCAGTCAGTGCCTTTCCTCTTAAAGGGCCGGGGTGGGAGGTGGTGATTCCAACTGCGACTGGGGGCATGCTCTCTACTCTTAACTGCTAG
- the LOC114373686 gene encoding sulfite exporter TauE/SafE family protein 3-like has product MQEYSKPCSIHFWLLNFLQVPIAVSVTLFEAIGLYKGTRVIASKGKEVTNWKIHQICLYCSTGIMAGMVGGLLGLGGGFILGPLFLELGIPPQVASATSTFAMVFSSSMSVVQYYLLDRFPVPYASYFALVATIAAFTGQHVVRKVIVVLGRASIIIFILALTIFISAISLGGVGIENIIEKIESHEYMGFEDLCALS; this is encoded by the exons ATGCAGGAATACAGCAAGCCCTGTTCCATCCATTTCTGGCTTCTTAATTTTTTGCAG GTTCCTATCGCGGTCTCAGTTACACTTTTTGAAGCCATAGGCTTATACAAAGGAACTAGAGTGATTGCATCAAAAGGAAAGGAAGTTACCAATTGGAAGATTCATCAGATTTGTCTTTACTGTTCCACGGGAATAATGGCTGGTATGGTTGGTGGACTGCTTGGTCTAGGAGGTGGTTTCATTTTGGGGCCATTGTTTCTAGAATTGGGAATTCCTCCTCAG GTAGCAAGTGCTACATCAACTTTTGCCATGGTTTTTTCATCCTCCATGTCCGTGGTGCAATACTACTTGTTGGATCGTTTCCCAGTACCTTATG CTTCCTACTTTGCATTGGTTGCAACCATAGCTGCCTTCACTGGCCAGCATGTGGTGAGAAAAGTAATTGTAGTTCTTGGCCGAGCatccatcatcatcttcatattAGCATTGACCATTTTCATCAGCGCAATCAGTTTAG GTGGAGTGGGAATAGAGAACATAATTGAAAAGATAGAAAGTCATGAGTATATGGGCTTTGAAGATCTTTGCGCTCTGTCTTAG
- the LOC114374005 gene encoding uncharacterized protein LOC114374005: MITRSKIVEQLRDYQIRHKRNHSALVLFSPKPHIQTRFDVAVAIGFALLFFMLVFSSLMTLYLRHFWLFGVVICFNIFLPTRLRMSRQTLARNRERRLPLSI; this comes from the exons ATGATAACCCGTTCTAAAATTGTGGAGCAGCTCCGAGATTACCAGATTCGTCACAAACGCAACCACTCTGCTCTTGTTTTGTTCTCGCCCAAGCCCCATATACAAACCAG GTTTGATGTTGCTGTGGCGATTGGTTTTGCTTTACTGTTTTTCATGCTTGTTTTCTCATCCCTTATGACTCTTTACTTGAGGCACTTTTGGCTTTTTGGGGTTGTCATATGCTTCAATATATTTCTTCCTACCCGGCTAAGAATGTCTAGGCAAACGTTGGCGAGGAACAGGGAAAGAAGACTGCCATTGTCCATATGA
- the LOC114373500 gene encoding ATP-dependent DNA helicase DDM1-like isoform X2, giving the protein MEAKNKVKIDDSTAESPTSVLEDEAVCAPKEEVKLEEEVTADIKDDGTSLISKTMVEEEENLIEARMKEEEVQCEEVPDLNDTQFNKLDELLTQTKLYSEFLLEKMDDITLAVGEQENREEQESNPSAKKKGCGSKRKAASQYNTRKAKKAVTAMLTRSEESEKTEDTNMTEEERVEKEQKELMPLLTGGKLKTYQLKGVKWLISLWQNGLNGILADQMGLGKTIQTIGFLSHLKAKGLDGPYMIIAPLSTLSNWVNEISRFAPSLPAVIYHGDKKQRDEIRRKHMPTRTIGPEFPIVITSYEIALNDAKKYFRSYNWKYIVVDEGHRLKNSQCKLVKALKFINVENKLLLTGTPLQNNLAELWSLLNFILPDIFASLEEFESWFNLSGKCNNEATKEELEEKRRSQVVAKLHAILRPFLLRRMKSDVEIMLPRKKEIIIYANMTEHQKNLQDHLVNKTLGNYLKENMSSGLSVPAIMIRNLAIQLRKVCNHPDLLESAFDDSYLYPPLEEIVGQCGKFHLLDRLLQRLFSRNHKVLIFSQWTKVLDIMDYYFSEKGFAVCRIDGSVKLEERKQQIQDFNDVNSNCRVFLLSTRAGGLGINLTVADTCILYDSDWNPQMDLQAMDRCHRIGQTKPVHVYRLSTAQSIEGRMLKRAFSKLKLEHVVIEKGQFHQERTKPARR; this is encoded by the exons ATGGAGGCGAAGAACAAAGTGAAGATCGATGATTCTACAGCGGAGTCTCCAACTTCGGTCCTTGAAGACGAG GCTGTCTGTGCCCCAAAAGAAGAAGTTAAGTTGGAGGAAGAAGTGACTGCAGACATCAAAGATGATGGGACCTCTCTTATATCGAAAACAATGGTGGAGGAGGAAGAGAATTTAATTGAAGCTAGGATGAAGGAAGAGGAGGTACAGTGTGAGGAGGTACCTGACCTTAATGACACACAGTTTAACAAATTGGATGAGCTTTTGACTCAAACCAAACTGTACTCTGAGTTTCTGCTGGAGAAAATGGACGACATCACACTT GCTGTGGGTGAACAAGAGAATAGGGAAGAGCAAGAGAGCAATCCTTCTGCAAAGAAGAAGGGCTGTGGATCAAAAAGAAAAGCTGCTTCCCAGTACAATACT AGGAAGGCCAAAAAGGCAGTCACTGCCATGCTGACAAGATCAGAAGAAAGTGAGAAGACTGAGGATACGAACATGACTGAGGAAGAAAGAGTTGAGAAAGAGCAAAAAGAGCTCATGCCCTTACTGACAGGTGGAAAATTGAAGACTTATCAACTGAAGGGTGTAAAGTGGTTGATTTCCTTGTGGCAAAATGGATTGAATGGGATTCTTGCTGATCAAATGGGTCTTGGGAAGACAATCCAAACGATTGGATTTCTCTCACATCTAAAAGCAAAAGGTCTGGATGGGCCATACATGATAATTGCTCCTCTATCAACCCTCTCAAACTGGGTGAACGAGATTTCTAG GTTTGCACCATCACTCCCTGCTGTTATCTACCATGGTGACAAGAAACAGAGAGATGAGATCCGGAGGAAACATATGCCTACTAGAACAATTGGCCCGGAATTTCCCATAGTCATAACTTCTTATGAGATTGCTTTAAATGATGCCAAGAAATATTTCAGGTCATACAATTGGAAATATATTGTTGTTGATGAG GGACACAGACTCAAAAACTCACAATGCAAATTAGTGAAGGCATTGAAATTCATAAATGTTGAAAACAAGCTTCTTTTAACTGGAACTCCTCTTCAGAATAACTTGGCTGAACTATGGTCTCTGTTGAACTTCATTTTGCCTGATATTTTTGCATCCCTTGAAGAGTTTGAGTCATG GTTTAATCTGTCAGGGAAGTGCAATAATGAAGCAACTAAGGAAGAACTGGAAGAGAAACGAAGATCCCAA GTTGTAGCAAAGCTTCATGCCATTCTTCGGCCCTTTCTTCTACGTAGGATGAAATCTGATGTTGAGATTATGTTGCCGCGGAAAAAGGAGATTATTATCTATGCAAACATGACTGAGCATCAGAAGAATTTGCAGGATCATTTAGTTAATAAGACGTTGGGGAactatttgaaagaaaatatgtCAAGTG GACTTTCTGTTCCTGCAATTATGATTCGTAATTTGGCTATTCAACTTAGGAAGGTGTGTAACCATCCTGATCTCCTTGAGTCAGCATTTGATGATTCAT ATTTGTATCCTCCTTTGGAAGAGATAGTTGGACAATGTGGAAAATTCCATTTGCTTGATCGATTGCTGCAACGTTTATTTTCAAGGAATCACAAA GTTCTTATCTTCAGTCAGTGGACTAAAGTGTTAGATATAATGGattattattttagtgaaaaaggCTTTGCAGTTTGCAGGATTGATGGTAGTGTGAAACTGGAAGAGAGGAAACAACAG ATCCAGGACTTCAATGATGTAAATAGCAATTGTAgagtttttcttctttctactAGGGCTGGTGGGTTGGGAATCAATCTCACTGTAGCTGATACATGCATTCTTTATGACAGTGACTGG AATCCTCAAATGGATTTACAAGCCATGGATAGATGTCATAGAATAGGCCAAACTAAACCTGTTCATGTTTACAGGCTCTCAACTGCCCAATCTATAGAG GGTCGCATGTTGAAAAGAGCTTTCAGCAAATTGAAGCTTGAGCATGTAGTGATTGAGAAAGGACAATTTCATCAAGAACGTACAAAACCTGCCA GAAGATGA